The window GTGCCCGCCGGCGAGCTGCCCGGCCTGATCGTCGACGTGCATTCGTCGCTGGTGAAGATGACGGCCGGCGAACGGGACCAGCCGCCCGAACCGCCGAAGCCCGCCGTCTCGGCGCGCAAGTCTGTGACGAGCGACTACATCATCTGCCTGGAGGACGGGAAGAAGTTCAAGTCGCTGAAGCGTCACTTGAGGACGCAGTACGGCATGTCGCCGGAGGAATACCGCGAGAAGTGGGGCCTCGGCATCGACTACCCCATGGTGGCGCCCAACTACGCCAAGGCGCGGTCGCAGCTCGCCAAGGAGATGGGCCTGGGCCAGCAGCGCCGCCGCCGCTGACCCGGCCGGCCCTCAGTGCAGGGCCGCGCGGGCGTCGGCGGCGCCCTCTCCCGACAGCGCGCGGCGCGCGTCGGCGCGGATGCGCTCCACCATGGCGGCGAAGCCGTTCGAGCGCTGGCGCGTCATGTGGCCGCCGAGCCCGAGCTTGGCGAACAGCGGGGTCGCGTCCGTGGCGGCGATCTCGGAGGCCGGGCGGCCGCCGTAGAGCGCCAGCGCCAGGTAGATCAGCCCCTTGACGATGTGGGCGTCGCTGTCGCCGCGGAACCGCAGGACCGGCTCCGGCCCGGACCCGGCGTCGACGGTGGTTTCGAGCCACACCTGGCTCGCGCAGCCGCGGACGCGGTTGGCCTCGTCGTGCGCCTCGGCCGGCAGGGGGGCGAGTTCGCGGCCGAGCTCGATCAGGTAGCGGTAGCGGTCGTCGAGCTCGTCCAGGATCTCGAAGTTGGCGATGATGTCATCGACGGTCTGCATGGTGGGCGGGGTCCTGTGCTCCCGTCCATATCGCGCGCCGGGCGGCCCCGCGCCAGTGCCGCCCCGCCCGCGCGGGACGGCCGCCGCCTCAGCGGTGCGGGTCGGGCTCCGCGCGGGCGAGCCCGCCGATCTTCCGCTTGTGCGGCTCGGCCCGGTGCGGACCGGGCGTCCGGAGCGACGGGTCCGCGCCTTCCAGCGCCGTGAGGCCGGCGCGAAGGCAGCCCGCGGAGGCGAGGCAGGCGCGGCCGGCGTCCTCGACCGTGGCGCGCGTGCCGCGCTCGACGGCTGTGGTGATCCGGCCGACCCCGACGCCCGCGCTCGCCGCCGCCACCAAGCCGATGCACAGGGCGGACCGCGCCAGGAAGAGCATCATGCCGGTCAGCCTCGAATCCTCGTGTTCAGGGCGAGGCTAGGCGGTTTCCGCCGCGCCGTCGCGGTCCAGACGCCCTCATCGTGAGCGAAGTCTTGCTCGGAGGGCAGCATCGGCGTGCGGGGACGGCATTTGAACCGGGCTGCGCGCCGCCGAGACTGCTGAAACGCCCCGCCCCCGCGGCTTCGTCGGGGAAACGGCCCGCACTTAGCGTTCATTTAAGACCGGCCTGACAGTTTGACACCGGCCAGGACGGGATCCGGTTGCGTCCGGTGCGGAGTGTCGCGTGAAGCTTTTGGCCACCATCGACGAGGCCGTGGCGACCTTCGTCCACGACAGCGTCCAGTCCGACCCGGTCGACGCCGCGGCCCACCGCGCGTTCCTGGCGACCCGTGTGGGCCTGTCGCTCGTCGCCCTGGCCTGCGCGCCGCTCGCCCTCGCCTGCGGCGCGACGCCGGCCGGCTGGGAGGCGGGAGCCCTGGCCTGGCTGTCACTCCCCTTCGCGGCCGCGCTCGCGCTGTCGCGCACCGGCGACCTCCGCGTCGGCGAGGCGCTGAGCCTCGCATCCTGGGTCGGGCTGGCCGCGACGGTCGCGCTCGGCACGGGGTCGAGCCTCGGCCTGGCGCTGCTCCTGATGATCCCGGTCGAGGCCGCGACGGCCGTCACGGCGGGCGCCGCGGTGCCGGCCGTGCTGGCGGCCCTGGCGGTGGCGCTGCTGGCTGCGCTCCGCGCGCGCTTCGGCGTGCCCGTCGCGCCGACGCTCACCCCGCTCGCCGCCGCGGCGCTCGCGGCGGCCCTCGCCTATGCGGGCCTGCTCGCGGCCCTGTCGGGGCGCACGGCGCGGCTCCGCGGCGCGGCGGCCCGTGCGGACCGCGCGCGCTACCGCGCGCTGGCCGACGCGGTCGACGATGTCGTGCTGCATCTCGACCGCGCCGGGGCGGTGGCCCGCGTCGGCTGCGCGACGCAGCGGCTCTTCGCGCTGCCGCCGTCCGAGCTGGCCGGCCGCGGGCTGTTCGAGCGCCTCCACGTGGCCGACCGGCCCGTGTTCCTCAGGCTCGTCGCCGACGCGGCCGACGGCCGCGGCGGGACCGCGACCCTGCGCCTGCGCACCGGCCGCACGGTGGCGAGCGAGCGCGGGCCCTTCGACGAGCCCGTCTTCGCCTCGGTCGACCTCGTCCTGCGCCGCCCACATCCGGGCGAGGCGGCCGGGGAGGGGCGCCCCGTCGCCGCCGTGGGGCTGATGCGGGACGTGTCAGCGCGGGTCGAACAGGACGGCCGGATCGCCCTGGCGCAGGCCAGCGCCGACCGCACCCACGCGGGCCGCGACATGTTCCTCGCCACCGTCAGCCACGAGCTGCGCACGCCGCTCAACGCCATCATCGGCTTCTCCGAGATGCTGTCGAACCCCGCGCTGGTGCCGGTCGACCCGGAGAAGCGGCGCGACTATGCCGGCATCATCCACTCGTCGGGGCAGCACCTGCTCGCGGTGGTGAACGGCATCCTCGACGCGTCCAAGATCGAGTCCGGCTCCTTCGACATCCAGCCCGAGCCCTTCGACCTGCGCGACCTCGTGGGCCTGTGCTGCGACATGGTGGGGCTGAAGGCCGACCAGACCGGCGTGCGCCTCGCGCGCGACGTCGCACCGGCCGCGGCCGAGCTCGTGGGCGACAAGCGGGCCTGCAAGCAGATCGTCCTGAACCTCCTGTCCAACGCGCTGAAGTTCACCCCCGCCGGCGGCTGCGTCGCCATCGCGGCCCGGCCGGACGGCAATTCCGTGCTCATCACCGTGTCGGACACCGGCGTCGGCATCGCGGCCCGCGACCTGCCGCGCCTCGGCGACCCCTTCTTCCAGGCGCGGGCCTCCTACGACCGGCCGAGCGACGGCACGGGCCTCGGCCTGTCGGTGGTGCGCGGCCTCGTGGGCCTGCACGGCGGCACCATCGCGATCGAGAGTGCGCCGGGGCAGGGCACCCGCGTGTCCGTGCGCCTGCCCCAGGACTGCCGGCGCGTCGCCTCCGCGCCGAACGGCGTGACCAAAATCGAAACCATTCCCCGGTATTCCTCCGGGGTGCGGCACGTCGGCGTGCCGAGCGGCGGCAGGATGCACAAAATTGCGTGAAGCGGCCATCGACACCCATCGCTCCGCGGCGCGCGGCGCCGGCCGGTCCCGGTCCACGGGGGCGCCCGCCCTCGACGACATGGTCGGCGACGGCCCGCTGTCGCGCACCCCGCCGCGCCGCGCGGCCAGCAGCGCCGCCGTGGCGGCGCAGCGGCTCGGCGGCGGCCGCCTGTCCGCGGCGGCGCGGGGACGCGGCGAGCCGGGCTTCGCGGCCCGGCTGCGCGGGCGCCTTCCCCGCATCAGGCCCCTCAAGGCCCTGACGATCGGCGCCTTCGGGGTGGCGCTGGTCGGCATCGTGGCGAACGCCATGGTGTTCCAGCGCGGCCACCACCCGTCCCCCCTGTTCGGCCTCGGCCGCTCGGTGGACGGCGCGTCCGACGCGGCTGCGCAGCGCACCGCCGCGGCCGTGCCGGCCCCCGCGGTGCCGGCGCCGGTCGAGAACACCGGCACGATCCCGCCGGCCCCCGCCGCGGCCGACCCGGCCCCGCCCGCCGCCGCTCCGGCGGCGCCGAAGCCGGCCGCCCCGGTCCACCACGCCGCCAGGGTCCGTCATGAGGACGGCGCCAAGGCGCAGGCCGGCGCGGCTCCGGCCCACCCCCGGCCGGGCCATCACGCGCCGGAGCTCGCCAAGGCGGAGCCGAAGGCCGCGCCGAAGCTGGACGCCAAGGCCGACCCGCTCGGCAAGCTGATCGCGGGCGCGAACCATCGGCCCAAGGCCGAGGGCAAGGCCGTGCCGGCCCCCAGGTCCGAGGTCAAGGCCGAGGCCAAGGCAGACGCCAAGCCGGCCGCCCATGCGCAGGCCAAGACGGAGCCCAAGCCGGCCGCCCGCACCGAGGCCGCCCACGCGGGCAAGGCGGCCGAGGCCGCGCCGGCCCACCCGCACCACCGCCTCGCCGCGGCGGCCCCGGCCGCCAAGCCGGCCGCCGAGACCGAGTGACCCGGACGCCGTGAGCCAGCCCCGCATCAGGACCGACTTCTGGGTGTCGGCCTACATCCGCCGTCTCGAGGTGCAGGGGGTCGTCGCCGTGCTGCGCCGCCGCGGCTCCCCCGAGTCGGGCGCCGTGATGATCAAGGTCGACCGGCTCGACGGCACGGCCGTGCTGCTCGGGCCGGCGCCGCAGAGCGAGGCGGTCGAGGACGGCACGCGCGCCTTCGTGCCCGTGCACCGCGACCCCGTGCTCGACGCGGGCGCGGCCGAGGAGCGGCTGAAGCGCGAGACGGGCTTCGACCCCGACCTGTGGATCGTCGAGGTCGAGGACCGGCAGGGCCGCGCCTTCGTGTAGGGGCGGCCGGCTCAGGAGGAGGGAGCCGGAAGGATCGGACTTCCAGCGCCCGTCGTCACAGCGGCAGCTCGAGTTCCGTCCTGGCGTCGCCGGCGCGAGCCTGGCGCCCCATCGCGGCGCGGATGGTCGGGATGATCTCCCCGACGGTGCCGGCCACGCGGTAGCGGACGTCGGCCGAGGCGCGGATGAAGCCCTGCTCGCGCATGTGGTCGATGAGCGCGAGCAGGGGCGCCCAGAAGCCGCCGATGTCGGCGATCACGACGGGCTTGGCGTGGCGGTCGAGCTGCACCCAGGTCATCTGCTCGACCAGCTCCTCCAGCGTGCCGATGCCGCCCGGCAGCGCCACGAAGGCGTCCGCCTGCTCGAACATCATGCGCTTGCGGGTGTGCATGTCCTCGACGACGATCATCTCCAGCCGGGGCGCGCCGCCGTCGCCGTCGATCATGCGCTCCTTGCCGCGCAGGAAGTCCGGGATGATGCCGGTGACGGAGCCGCCCGCGGCCAGCACGGCGCGCGCCACCGCGCCCATCAGCCCGTGGTCGCCGCCGCCGTAGACGAGCCCGATCCCGGCCTCGCCCATGGCGCGGCCGAGCGCCTCGGCGGCCTCTCGCATGGCGGGGTCGGTGCCCGCGCTGGAGCCGCAATACACGCAGATGGATCGGAGTTCGCTCATGGTTCGATTCTAGCACCTCGGTTGCGCGGCGGGTCAACCGGCCGCGCTTTCGGCGCCGTGCACGTCCTGCGCCGGGCCGGCCGCCGCCCTATATGGCACCTGTGACCGACGAGGTTTGAACCGCGACTCCATGCCCGATACCGACGATGCCGCCCTCGAAGCCGTGAAGCCCCACGCCCGGACCTCGCTCGCCGCGACCCTGCGCCACCTGTGGCCCTACATCTGGCCCTCCGACCGCGCCGACCTGCGCCGCCGCATCTACCTCGCCCTGGTGCTGATGGTGCTGGGCAAGCTCGTCACCGTGGCGATCCCCTATTCGTTCAAGTTCGCCACCGACGCGCTGGTGGGCCGCGAGGACGCCGGGGTGCGGCACCTGCCGGCCGTGCTCGCCGGACCGGTGGCGCTGACGATGGTCTACGGGCTCCTGCGCATGCTGATGAGCGTGCTGACGCAGGTGCGGGACGGGCTCTTCGCCTCCGTGGCCATGCACGCCGTGCGCCGCATGGCCAACGACGTCTTCGTCCACCTGCACGAGCTGTCGCTGCGCTTCCACCTGGAGCGCAAGACCGGCGGCCTGACCCGGATCCTGGAGCGCGGGCGCGGCGCGATCGAGACCATCGTCCGCATGACCATGCTGACCGGCGTGCCGACGGTCATCGAGTTCGTGCTCGTGATGGCGGTGTTCCTGTTCCAGTTCGACTGGCTCTACGCGCTCGCCGTGCTGGTGATGATCGCCGCCTACACGGGCTTCACGGCGGTGGCGACCAACTGGCGCATCGCCATCCGCCAGGTGATGAACGAGAGCGACCAGGACGCCAACACCAAGGCCATCGACAGCCTGCTCAACTTCGAGACGGTGAAGTATTTCGGCGCGGAGGCGCGCGAGGCGGCCCGCTACGACCTGTCGATGCGCCGCTACGAGCGGATGAGCGTGAAGACCTACGTGTCGCTGGCGGTGCTCAACGCCGGCCAGGCGATCATCTTCTCGGCCGGGCTCGCCGTCGTCATGGGCATGAGCATCGCCGGCATCCGCTCCGGCCGCAACACGGTGGGCGACTTCGTGCTCATCAATGCCATGATGATCCAGCTCTACCAGCCGCTCAACTTCATGGGCCTCGTGTACCGCGAGGTGAAGCAGGCCATCATCGACATCGACATGATGTCCGCGATCCTCGGCCAGGCGCCCGAGGTCCAGGACCGGCCGGACGCGGAAGCGCTGATCGTGTCCGAGGGCCGCCTGCGCTTCGAGGACGTGTGGTTCCGCTACGACGAGCGGCGCGACATCC is drawn from Lichenibacterium dinghuense and contains these coding sequences:
- a CDS encoding MucR family transcriptional regulator; protein product: MAQAGNLVEFLELAVEIVAAYISNNSVPAGELPGLIVDVHSSLVKMTAGERDQPPEPPKPAVSARKSVTSDYIICLEDGKKFKSLKRHLRTQYGMSPEEYREKWGLGIDYPMVAPNYAKARSQLAKEMGLGQQRRRR
- a CDS encoding SufE family protein; this translates as MQTVDDIIANFEILDELDDRYRYLIELGRELAPLPAEAHDEANRVRGCASQVWLETTVDAGSGPEPVLRFRGDSDAHIVKGLIYLALALYGGRPASEIAATDATPLFAKLGLGGHMTRQRSNGFAAMVERIRADARRALSGEGAADARAALH
- a CDS encoding sensor histidine kinase; amino-acid sequence: MKLLATIDEAVATFVHDSVQSDPVDAAAHRAFLATRVGLSLVALACAPLALACGATPAGWEAGALAWLSLPFAAALALSRTGDLRVGEALSLASWVGLAATVALGTGSSLGLALLLMIPVEAATAVTAGAAVPAVLAALAVALLAALRARFGVPVAPTLTPLAAAALAAALAYAGLLAALSGRTARLRGAAARADRARYRALADAVDDVVLHLDRAGAVARVGCATQRLFALPPSELAGRGLFERLHVADRPVFLRLVADAADGRGGTATLRLRTGRTVASERGPFDEPVFASVDLVLRRPHPGEAAGEGRPVAAVGLMRDVSARVEQDGRIALAQASADRTHAGRDMFLATVSHELRTPLNAIIGFSEMLSNPALVPVDPEKRRDYAGIIHSSGQHLLAVVNGILDASKIESGSFDIQPEPFDLRDLVGLCCDMVGLKADQTGVRLARDVAPAAAELVGDKRACKQIVLNLLSNALKFTPAGGCVAIAARPDGNSVLITVSDTGVGIAARDLPRLGDPFFQARASYDRPSDGTGLGLSVVRGLVGLHGGTIAIESAPGQGTRVSVRLPQDCRRVASAPNGVTKIETIPRYSSGVRHVGVPSGGRMHKIA
- a CDS encoding DUF1491 family protein; protein product: MSQPRIRTDFWVSAYIRRLEVQGVVAVLRRRGSPESGAVMIKVDRLDGTAVLLGPAPQSEAVEDGTRAFVPVHRDPVLDAGAAEERLKRETGFDPDLWIVEVEDRQGRAFV
- a CDS encoding TIGR00730 family Rossman fold protein; translated protein: MSELRSICVYCGSSAGTDPAMREAAEALGRAMGEAGIGLVYGGGDHGLMGAVARAVLAAGGSVTGIIPDFLRGKERMIDGDGGAPRLEMIVVEDMHTRKRMMFEQADAFVALPGGIGTLEELVEQMTWVQLDRHAKPVVIADIGGFWAPLLALIDHMREQGFIRASADVRYRVAGTVGEIIPTIRAAMGRQARAGDARTELELPL
- a CDS encoding ABCB family ABC transporter ATP-binding protein/permease codes for the protein MPDTDDAALEAVKPHARTSLAATLRHLWPYIWPSDRADLRRRIYLALVLMVLGKLVTVAIPYSFKFATDALVGREDAGVRHLPAVLAGPVALTMVYGLLRMLMSVLTQVRDGLFASVAMHAVRRMANDVFVHLHELSLRFHLERKTGGLTRILERGRGAIETIVRMTMLTGVPTVIEFVLVMAVFLFQFDWLYALAVLVMIAAYTGFTAVATNWRIAIRQVMNESDQDANTKAIDSLLNFETVKYFGAEAREAARYDLSMRRYERMSVKTYVSLAVLNAGQAIIFSAGLAVVMGMSIAGIRSGRNTVGDFVLINAMMIQLYQPLNFMGLVYREVKQAIIDIDMMSAILGQAPEVQDRPDAEALIVSEGRLRFEDVWFRYDERRDILRGVSFEVPPGKTVAVVGPSGAGKSTLSRLMFRFYEPHRGRITVDGQDIAAVTQASLRDAIGMVPQDTVLFNDTLGYNIRYGRWGADEAEVAEAARLAQIDGFVASVPEGYRAQVGERGLKLSGGEKQRVAIARTILKAPAILVLDEATSALDTFTEREIQGALDRVSRGRTTVVIAHRLSTVVDADEILVLDKGVIVERGTHDGLLARRGIYSAMWNQQREAEAVADMLRGSEAGGAAAGDEGRGREAVEA